In Ochotona princeps isolate mOchPri1 chromosome 33, mOchPri1.hap1, whole genome shotgun sequence, one DNA window encodes the following:
- the OLFM2 gene encoding noelin-2 isoform X2 — translation MWPLTVPPPPPLLLLLLLCPGLAGQTLFQSPEEGWQLYTSAQAPDGKCICTAVIPAQGTCSRDGRSRELRQLMDKVQNVSQSMEVLELRTYRDLQYVRSMESLLRSLDARLRVADGSLSAKSFQELKDRMTELSPLSSVLEQYKADTRTIVRLREEVRNLSGSLAAIQEEMGAYGYEDLQQRVTALEARLHACAQKLGCGKLTGVSNPITIRAMGSRFGSWMTDTMAPSTDSRVWYMDGYYKGRRVLEFRTLGDFIKGQNFIQHLLPQPWAGTGHVVYNGSLFYNKYQSNVVVKYHFRSRSVLVQRSLPGAGYNNTFPYSWGGFSDMDFMVDESGLWAVYTTNQNAGNIVVSRLDPHTLEVLRSWDTGYPKRSAGEAFMICGVLYVTNSHLAGAKVYFAYFTNTSSYEYTDVPFHNQYSHISMLDYNPRERALYTWNNGHQVLYNVTLFHVISTAGDP, via the exons ACCCTCTTCCAGAGcccagaggaaggctggcagctGTACACCTCAGCTCAGGCCCCCGACGGGAAATGCATCTGTACGGCTGTGATCCCCGCCCAGGGCACCTGCTCCCGCGATGGGCGGAGTCGAGAGCTGCGGCAGCTGATGGACAAG GTGCAGAATGTCTCGCAGTCCATGGAGGTCCTTGAGCTGAGGACGTACCGTGACCTGCAGTATGTGCGCAGCATGGAGAGCCTCCTGCGCAGCCTGGACGCGAGGCTGCGGGTGGCCGACGGCTCCCTCTCGGCCAAGAGCTTCCAG GAGCTGAAGGACAGGATGACGGAGCTGTCACCCCTGAGCTCGGTCCTGGAGCAGTACAAGGCCGACACGCGGACCATCGTGCGCCTGCGCGAGGAAGTGAGGAACCTCTCGGGCAGCCTGGCGGCCATCCAGGAGGAGATGGGCGCCTATGGGTACGAGGACCTGCAGCAGCGGGTGACGGCTCTGGAGGCCCGGCTGCATGCCTGCGCCCAGAAGCTGG GCTGTGGGAAGCTGACCGGGGTCAGTAACCCCATCACCATCCGGGCCATGGGGTCCCGCTTTGGCTCCTGGATGACCGACACCATGGCCCCCAGCACAGACAGCCGG GTCTGGTACATGGATGGCTACTACAAAGGCCGCCGGGTCCTGGAGTTCCGCACCCTGGGGGACTTCATCAAAGGCCAGAACTTtatccagcacctgctgccccagccATGGGCGGGCACCGGCCACGTGGTCTACAACGGGTCCCTCTTCTATAACAAATACCAGAGTAACGTGGTAGTCAAGTACCACTTCCGCTCGCGGTCTGTGCTGGTGCAGAGGAGCCTTCCGGGCGCCGGCTACAACAACACCTTCCCTTACTCGTGGGGCGGCTTCTCCGACATGGACTTCATGGTGGACGAGAGCGGGCTCTGGGCCGTCTACACCACCAACCAGAATGCGGGCAACATTGTGGTCAGCCGGCTGGATCCGCACACCCTGGAGGTGCTGCGCTCCTGGGACACCGGCTACCCCAAGCGCAGCGCCGGCGAGGCCTTCATGATCTGTGGCGTGCTCTATGTGACCAACTCACACCTGGCGGGGGCCAAGGTCTACTTCGCCTACTTCACAAACACGTCCAGCTACGAGTACACGGACGTGCCCTTCCACAACCAGTATTCCCACATCTCCATGCTGGATTACAACCCCCGGGAGCGCGCCCTGTACACCTGGAACAACGGCCACCAGGTGCTCTACAACGTCACGCTCTTCCACGTCATCAGTACCGCCGGGGACCCCTAG
- the OLFM2 gene encoding noelin-2 isoform X1 has translation MSVPLLKIGAVLSTMAMVTNWMSQTLPSLVGLNGTVSRAGTSERITLFQSPEEGWQLYTSAQAPDGKCICTAVIPAQGTCSRDGRSRELRQLMDKVQNVSQSMEVLELRTYRDLQYVRSMESLLRSLDARLRVADGSLSAKSFQELKDRMTELSPLSSVLEQYKADTRTIVRLREEVRNLSGSLAAIQEEMGAYGYEDLQQRVTALEARLHACAQKLGCGKLTGVSNPITIRAMGSRFGSWMTDTMAPSTDSRVWYMDGYYKGRRVLEFRTLGDFIKGQNFIQHLLPQPWAGTGHVVYNGSLFYNKYQSNVVVKYHFRSRSVLVQRSLPGAGYNNTFPYSWGGFSDMDFMVDESGLWAVYTTNQNAGNIVVSRLDPHTLEVLRSWDTGYPKRSAGEAFMICGVLYVTNSHLAGAKVYFAYFTNTSSYEYTDVPFHNQYSHISMLDYNPRERALYTWNNGHQVLYNVTLFHVISTAGDP, from the exons ACCCTCTTCCAGAGcccagaggaaggctggcagctGTACACCTCAGCTCAGGCCCCCGACGGGAAATGCATCTGTACGGCTGTGATCCCCGCCCAGGGCACCTGCTCCCGCGATGGGCGGAGTCGAGAGCTGCGGCAGCTGATGGACAAG GTGCAGAATGTCTCGCAGTCCATGGAGGTCCTTGAGCTGAGGACGTACCGTGACCTGCAGTATGTGCGCAGCATGGAGAGCCTCCTGCGCAGCCTGGACGCGAGGCTGCGGGTGGCCGACGGCTCCCTCTCGGCCAAGAGCTTCCAG GAGCTGAAGGACAGGATGACGGAGCTGTCACCCCTGAGCTCGGTCCTGGAGCAGTACAAGGCCGACACGCGGACCATCGTGCGCCTGCGCGAGGAAGTGAGGAACCTCTCGGGCAGCCTGGCGGCCATCCAGGAGGAGATGGGCGCCTATGGGTACGAGGACCTGCAGCAGCGGGTGACGGCTCTGGAGGCCCGGCTGCATGCCTGCGCCCAGAAGCTGG GCTGTGGGAAGCTGACCGGGGTCAGTAACCCCATCACCATCCGGGCCATGGGGTCCCGCTTTGGCTCCTGGATGACCGACACCATGGCCCCCAGCACAGACAGCCGG GTCTGGTACATGGATGGCTACTACAAAGGCCGCCGGGTCCTGGAGTTCCGCACCCTGGGGGACTTCATCAAAGGCCAGAACTTtatccagcacctgctgccccagccATGGGCGGGCACCGGCCACGTGGTCTACAACGGGTCCCTCTTCTATAACAAATACCAGAGTAACGTGGTAGTCAAGTACCACTTCCGCTCGCGGTCTGTGCTGGTGCAGAGGAGCCTTCCGGGCGCCGGCTACAACAACACCTTCCCTTACTCGTGGGGCGGCTTCTCCGACATGGACTTCATGGTGGACGAGAGCGGGCTCTGGGCCGTCTACACCACCAACCAGAATGCGGGCAACATTGTGGTCAGCCGGCTGGATCCGCACACCCTGGAGGTGCTGCGCTCCTGGGACACCGGCTACCCCAAGCGCAGCGCCGGCGAGGCCTTCATGATCTGTGGCGTGCTCTATGTGACCAACTCACACCTGGCGGGGGCCAAGGTCTACTTCGCCTACTTCACAAACACGTCCAGCTACGAGTACACGGACGTGCCCTTCCACAACCAGTATTCCCACATCTCCATGCTGGATTACAACCCCCGGGAGCGCGCCCTGTACACCTGGAACAACGGCCACCAGGTGCTCTACAACGTCACGCTCTTCCACGTCATCAGTACCGCCGGGGACCCCTAG
- the PIN1 gene encoding peptidyl-prolyl cis-trans isomerase NIMA-interacting 1 codes for MADEEKLPPGWEKRMSRSSGRVYYFNHITNASQWERPSGNSGSGGGGSKNGQGEPARVRCSHLLVKHSQSRRPSSWRQEKITRTKEEALELINGYIQKIKSGEEDFESLASQYSDCSSAKARGDLGAFSRGQMQKPFEDASFALRTGEMSGPVFTDSGIHIILRTE; via the exons ATGGCGGACGAGGAGAAGCTGCCCCCCGGCTGGGAGAAGCGCATGAGCCGCAGCTCAG GGCGCGTGTACTACTTCAACCACATCACCAACGCCAGCCAGTGGGAGCGGCCCAGCGGCAACAGCGGCAGCGGTGGTGGCGGCAGCAAGAATGGGCAGGGGGAGCCGGCCAGGGTCCGCTGCTCGCACCTGCTGGTCAAGCACAGCCAGTCCAGGCGGCCGTCGTCCTGGCGGCAGGAGAAGATAACGCGCACCAAGGAGGAGGCCCTGGAGCTGATCAACG GCTACATCCAGAAGATCAAGTCGGGAGAGGAGGACTTCGAATCTCTGGCCTCGCAGTACAGTGACTGCagctcagccaaggccaggggGGACCTGGGTGCCTTCAGCAGAG gtcaGATGCAGAAGCCATTTGAAGACGCCTCCTTTGCGCTGCGCACGGGCGAGATGAGTGGGCCCGTGTTCACGGATTCTGGCATCCACATCATCCTTCGCACGGAGTGA
- the FBXL12 gene encoding F-box/LRR-repeat protein 12 encodes MATPADLPDSVYLEIFSYLSVRDRIRSSRVCRRWKRLVDDRRLWRHVDLTLYTMRPKVLWHLLRRYMASRLHSLRMGGYLLSGSQAPQLSPALLRALGQKCPNLTRLCLHVANLTMVPITSLPCTLRTLELHSCEISMAWLLREQDPTVLPQLECIVLDRVPAFRDEHLQGLTRFQALRSLVLGGTYRVTETGLESTLQELNYLQRLEVLGCTLSADSTLRAISRHLRGVRKIRLTVGGLSAPGLAALERMPVLESLCLQGPLVTPEMPSPEEIVSSCLTMPKLRVLEVQGLGWEGQEAERVLCNGLPHCSVIVRPCPKVSMDWWM; translated from the exons ATGGCGACCCCGGCCGACCTGCCGGATTCCGTGTACTTGGAAATCTTTTCTTACCTCTCGGTCCGGGACCGGATCCGCAGCTCCAG GGTGTGTCGCCGCTGGAAGAGGCTGGTGGACGACCGGCGGCTGTGGCGACATGTGGACCTGACTCTGTACACG ATGCGGCCCAAGGTGCTGTGGCATCTTCTACGCCGGTACATGGCATCTCGGCTCCATTCCCTGCGGATGGGCGGTTACCTGCTGTCCGGCTCCCAGGCCCCCCAGCTCTCCCCGGCCCTGCTGAGGGCCCTGGGCCAGAAGTGCCCCAACCTGACGCGCCTGTGCCTGCACGTGGCCAACCTGACCATGGTGCCCATCACCAGCCTGCCCTGCACCCTGCGGACCCTGGAGCTGCACAGCTGTGAGATCTCCATGGCCTGGCTCCTCCGGGAGCAGGACCCCACGGTGCTGCCGCAGCTGGAGTGCATTGTGCTGGACCGTGTGCCCGCCTTCCGCGATGAGCACCTGCAGGGCCTGACACGCTTCCAGGCGCTGCGCTCACTGGTGCTGGGCGGCACTTACCGCGTGACCGAGACCGGGCTGGAGAGCACTCTGCAGGAGCTGAACTACCTGCAGAGGCTCGAAGTCCTGGGCTGCACGCTGTCCGCCGACAGCACCCTCCGGGCCATCAGCCGCCACCTCCGTGGCGTGCGTAAGATCCGACTGACCGTGGGCGGCCTGTCGGCGCCAGGCCTGGCGGCCCTAGAGAGGATGCCGGTCCTGGAGAGCCTATGCCTACAGGGACCCCTCGTCACCCCAGAAATGCCCTCCCCAGAGGAAATCGTCTCGTCTTGCCTCACCATGCCCAAGCTCCGAGTCCTTGaggtgcaggggctgggctgggaaggaCAGGAGGCAGAACGCGTGCTGTGTAATGGGCTGCCTCACTGTTCAGTCATCGTCAGGCCCTGCCCCAAAGTGTCCATGGACTGGTGGATGTGA
- the LOC131478470 gene encoding LOW QUALITY PROTEIN: zinc finger protein 778-like (The sequence of the model RefSeq protein was modified relative to this genomic sequence to represent the inferred CDS: deleted 1 base in 1 codon): protein SSTHSTSDATAVQMPAIKKRYECKTCGKAFRNSSCLGNHVRTHTGEKPYECKECGKAFTTSSSLTEHFRIHTGEKPYKCKDCGKAFTKRSGLTTHMLTHTGQKPYECRECGKAFTSSSCLTLHVRTHTGERPYTCKECGKAFHASSYLRKHARIHTGEKPYECKECGKAYKRCYLLTEHLKTHTVEKPFQCKLCGKFFRSSACRNKHIRIHTGIKPYKCQYCEKAFTVSSSLTEHIRTHTGERPYECTECGKSFTTSSSLIVHKRTHTGEKPYGCKECGKSYKRSYLLTEHLKTHTGEKPFKCSLCGKFFRSSLCLTKHVRVHSGIKPYKCKDCGKAFTVSSSLSQHVRTHTGEKPYGCKECGKAFTTSSNLYHHERIHTREKPYNVRNAGRHTVDFTY from the exons TCTTCCACTCACTCCACCAGCGATGCCACGGCTGTTCAGATGCCTGCCATCAAAAAGCGCTACGAATGTAAGACCTGTGGGAAGGCCTTTAGAAATTCTTCATGCCTTGGTAATCATGTTCGGAcgcacactggggagaaaccctaCGAATGCAAAGAATGTGGAAAAGCCTTCACTACATCGTCAAGTCTAACTGAACATTTCAGgattcacactggagagaaaccctATAAATGTAAGGACTGTGGGAAGGCCTTCACCAAGCGCTCAGGGCTCACGACACACATGCTGACACACACTGGACAGAAGCCCTACGAGTGCCGggagtgtgggaaagccttcacTTCCTCCTCGTGCCTTACCCTGCACGTGAGGACTCACACTGGAGAGAGACCCTATACATGTAAGGAGTGTGGCAAAGCCTTCCACGCGTCCTCGTACCTGCGTAAACATGCACGAATTCACACGGGagagaaaccctatgaatgtaagGAGTGTGGGAAAGCCTACAAAAGATGTTACCTGCTAACTGAACATCTGAAAACTCACACGGTAGAAAAGCCCTTTCAATGTAAGCTATGTGGAAAATTCTTTCGAAGCTCAGCGTGCCGTAATAAACACATTCGAATTCACACGGGGATCAAACCCTACAAATGTCAGTACTGTGAGAAAGCCTTCACGGTTTCTTCGAGCCTAACTGAACATATCAGAACTCACACTGGAGAGAGGCCCTATGAATGTACGGAATGTGGGAAATCCTTCACCACGTCGTCCAGCCTTATTGTACATAAAAGGactcacacaggggagaagccctacgGGTGCAAGGAGTGCGGGAAGTCATACAAAAGGAGTTATCTGCTAACGGAACATCTGAAAACTCATACAGGGGAGAAGCCCTTTAAGTGTAGCCTGTGTGGGAAATTCTTCCGAAGCTCCTTATGCCTTACTAAGCACGTTCGTGTTCACAGTGGAATAAAACCCTATAAATGCAAAGACTGCGGGAAAGCCTTCACGGTTTCTTCCAGCCTGTCTCAGCACGTCAgaactcacactggagagaagcccTATGGCTGTAAagaatgtgggaaagccttcaCCACGTCCTCAAACCTTTATCACCACGAAAGAATTCACACAAGGGAGAAACCCTAC AATGTCAGGAATGCGGGAAGACATACAGTAGATTTTACCTACTGA
- the UBL5 gene encoding ubiquitin-like protein 5, whose product MIEVVCNDRLGKKVRVKCNTDDTIGDLKKLIAAQTGTRWNKIVLKKWYTIFKDHVSLGDYEIHDGMNLELYYQ is encoded by the exons ATGATCGAGGTTGTTTGCAACGACCGTCTGGGGAAGAAGGTCCGTGTCAAGTGCAA CACGGATGACACCATCGGGGACCTGAAGAAACTGATTGCAGCCCAAACCGGCACCCGTTGGAACAAGATTGTTCTGAAGAAGTG GTATACGATTTTTAAGGACCACGTGTCGCTGGGGGACT ACGAAATCCACGACGGGATGAACCTGGAGCTTTACTACCAATAG